Proteins encoded within one genomic window of Triticum aestivum cultivar Chinese Spring chromosome 2D, IWGSC CS RefSeq v2.1, whole genome shotgun sequence:
- the LOC123048575 gene encoding uncharacterized protein encodes MPGLRLPPDRSGRPPLVGGEGGSGKPSLLSPTKSAVFKSTRRLPQESSGRQPPRGGERGSGGLTRGDGGGTQEVEGDGGERGSGGRPSIRSGGGSRGLRGRGASIGAGDAGGDGAHRRSDREPEEEDGSAGAGGATATGRPPAREQAGPSHAGKPFSGFLFVLLDYSDAGITDEDFAAYEEKIESLGGALATGLHYKEATHIIVKGNIPAGARILWESELKQVRSIGWVESCSKEGRLLATEPKGIVEKLISQENTMTPPAKKSPVRNCKSTGSKVLKCSARNKLGVPRRLNFDAHHRHLRCAVEIEDTESLYDYSLRYKMHEYCKLPGCRGVLSCEEGADIMIPTTLKLSKLRSRVILMRSFNKVVKLHHEHFALAGNFSSKNFQIYQDDSIKLDGLAEGAIVEYREAAGDLDYRQFVHMVTEEVFHGQKLPFDLTEWLRIISQGVNACDGSLLCSHIDLMEPYQGYGNFVSLFQLFWKVKDTAGGEDLLNSLGHYKGWKSEGLRCSFLHDTLNYEDDDGHRFEYEDDIRGLLRLLMNSFCHSAKSHCRLAIYLIMNEFRRLLSDLQRALHQGGYLSHLSVNYSV; translated from the exons ATGCCGGGGCTCCGCCTGCCTCCAGATCGCAGCGGGAGGCCGccgctcgtcggcggcgagggcggcagcgGGAAGCCGTCGCTCCTCTCCCCCACCAAGTCCGCCGTCTTCAAGTCCACGCGTCGCCTGCCCCAAGAAAGCAGCGGAAGGCAGCCGCCCCGCGGCGGCGAGCGAGGGAGCGGGGGCCTCACCAGGGGCGACGGAGGAGGGACACAAGAGGTCGAAGGCGACGGCGGTGAGCGCGGCAGCGGGGGCCGCCCCAGCATTCGCAGCGGGGGAGGGAGCCGAGGGCTCCGCGGGCGCGGCGCCTCGATCGGAGCCGGGGATGCGGGCGGAGATGGTGCGCACAGGAGGAGCGACCGGGAACCAGAGGAGGAGGACGGGAGCGCAGGAGCTGGGGGCGCGACGGCGACGGGGAGGCCTCCCGCCCGGGAACAAGCGGGTCCCAGCCACGCGGGCAAGCCCTTCTCCGGATTCCTCTTCGTCTTGCTGGATTACTCGGACGCTGGCATCACCGACGAG GACTTTGCAGCTTATGAGGAAAAGATTGAGTCTCTTGGTGGAGCACTTGCTACAGGACTTCACTATAAAGAGGCCACACACATAATTGTCAAG GGTAACATCCCAGCAGGGGCAAGGATCTTGTGGGAATCGGAGTTAAAGCAAGTGAGATCAATAGGATGGGTCGAGAGCTGCTCTAAAGAAGGCAGGCTATTGGCTACTGAACCAAAAGGAATTGTTGAAAAACTGATTTCTCAAGAAAACACAATGACACCACCAGCTAAGAAGTCCCCTGTAAG GAACTGCAAGTCAACGGGCTCTAAAGTCCTGAAGTGTAGTGCTAGGAACAAGCTAGGAGTTCCAAGGAGGCTGAATTTTGATGCTCATCACAGGCACCTCAGGTGTGCGGTAGAGATCGAAGACACAGAGAGTTTGTATGATTATTCTTTGAGGTACAAGATGCACGAGTACTGCAAGCTCCCTGGATGTAGAGGTGTCTTGAGCTGCGAAGAAGGAGCTGACATAATGATACCGACTACTCTGAAGTTATCTAAGCTTCGTAGCAGAGTGATCTTGATGCGTTCATTTAACAAAGTTGTCAAGCTCCATCATGAACACTTTGCTCTTGCTGGAAACTTTTCCTCGAAGAACTTCCAAATCTATCAAGATGACTCCATCAAGCTTGATGGTCTGGCCGAGGGTGCGATAGTGGAGTACCGTGAAGCTGCCGGGGACCTTGACTATCGCCAATTTGTTCATATGGTTACTGAGGAGGTGTTTCATGGTCAGAAGCTACCATTTGATCTGACCGAGTGGCTAAGGATCATCTCCCAGGGAGTGAACGCGTGTGATGGCAGCCTGCTCTGCAGTCATATTGACCTGATGGAGCCTTATCAAGGATACGGAAACTTTGTCTCATTGTTTCAGCTGTTCTGGAAAGTCAAAGATACCGCTGGTGGAGAAGATCTTCTGAACTCCTTGGGACATTACAAAGGATGGAAATCTGAAGGCCTGCGTTGTTCGTTTCTTCATGATACACTGAACTACGAGGACGATGATGGCCATAGATTTGAATATGAAGATGACATAAGAGGCCTTCTgaggttgttgatgaactccttctgTCACTCGGCAAAAAGCCACTGCAGGCTCGCTATCTACCTGATTATGAATGAGTTCCGCAGGTTGCTATCTGATCTTCAAAGGGCATTGCACCAGGGTGGCTACCTCAGTCACCTCTCTGTGAATTACAGCGTCTGA
- the LOC123048576 gene encoding uncharacterized protein has translation MSKRQHSHLDVDRTGKRPRRVPKKHLYLVLDDWHKGFSIHKIDVDALQDTTTDVLHHGFPDPAALRLAAPVKRLHMDFAAMGSDIFITTNPCCPHTPALVFDTETAGLTMGPRPPVRLIDTTTFTVAGGGMLYALTHRHVHEQHSFEAMSWAPTDKDEPWPSPTMRWSWKSMPSPPPFAMDDVISSYALHPDGHTIFMSAHDIRYHHLPKGTFSFDTRNAEWRLHGDWALPFQGQAYYDDGLDAWVGLHKYGYICSCEVASRSSTSAVEPEWKVTKEKLFHKDPERRLAFARPSLAYMGDGSFCLVEFALREGVEFKCAFGDRDGCVLHMSTFGLKYDRRGELQTTRHHTNSYVVSKHLQTFSPVVFWM, from the coding sequence ATGTCTAAGCGTCAGCACTCGCACCTCGACGTCGACCGCACCGGGAAAAGGCCGCGCCGTGTGCCCAAGAAGCACCTCTACCTGGTGCTGGACGACTGGCACAAGGGCTTCAGCATCCACAAGATCGACGTGGACGCCTTGCAGGACACCACCACCGACGTCCTGCACCATGGGTTCCCAGACCCTGCCGCTCTCCGGTTAGCCGCACCGGTGAAACGTCTTCACATGGACTTTGCCGCCATGGGCAGCGACATCTTCATCACCACCAACCCATGCTGCCCGCACACTCCCGCCCTCGTGTTCGACACCGAGACGGCCGGGCTCACCATGGGCCCCCGCCCACCGGTCCGACTCATCGACACGACCACCTTTACCGTGGCCGGCGGCGGCATGCTGTACGCGTTGACGCATCGCCATGTCCACGAGCAGCACTCCTTCGAGGCCATGTCGTGGGCGCCAACGGACAAGGACGAGCCGTGGCCGAGCCCAACCATGAGGTGGTCCTGGAAAAGCatgccctcgccgccaccgttcgccatggACGACGTAATCAGCTCTTACGCGCTGCACCCGGACGGGCACACCATATTCATGTCCGCGCATGACATACGCTATCATCATCTCCCAAAGGGCACCTTCTCCTTCGACACCAGGAATGCCGAGTGGAGGTTGCATGGGGATTGGGCTCTACCGTTCCAAGGACAAGCCTACTACGACGACGGACTAGACGCATGGGTCGGGCTTCATAAGTACGGGTACATCTGCTCCTGTGAAGTCGCCTCCCGCAGCAGCACAAGTGCGGTGGAGCCGGAGTGGAAGGTGACCAAGGAGAAGCTGTTCCACAAGGACCCGGAGAGGCGGCTGGCATTTGCGAGGCCCAGTCTCGCGTACATGGGCGACGGCAGCTTTTGCCTTGTGGAGTTTGCGCTACGCGAGGGAGTGGAGTTTAAGTGCGCCTTTGGTGACCGTGATGGCTGTGTGCTCCACATGAGCACGTTTGGTCTTAAGTATGATCGTAGGGGAGAACTGCAAACCACGCGCCACCACACTAACTCCTATGTAGTGTCTAAGCATCTCCAGACATTTTCTCCTGTAGTGTTCTGGATGTAA